The following are from one region of the Etheostoma spectabile isolate EspeVRDwgs_2016 chromosome 15, UIUC_Espe_1.0, whole genome shotgun sequence genome:
- the gucy2ca gene encoding heat-stable enterotoxin receptor, giving the protein MYSSHSLPYLGVLIVAVVADQMLEDCLNRKYIMNVVVLEDNTYAWSRPFVQAAVEKAIEADWQENIKHGLDFKMTANYSGFDTTMYNRQGCGSSTCEGVSILKMLHNNGDVGCVMLGPSCTYATFQLVDEEIGLTLSIPIISAGSFGLPCDYKSKLTRILPPARKISDLLFNFMKEVLPFKEDPWKHVYVYKKTINTTEDCFWYISALQAPSANFAKRTNREMLLGEEEIKAKLTDKNRQSNIFILCGCLDDIVTIKEKVGPIDEDIMFILLDIYNPEYYVNTTSSKGMEDVLVITLPQRNYSFAAQSSFNNTINDYVAGYHDGALLLGKVLREKMLSQRNNKGSCNVPLSDHPFGNASFYGMGGHYVLDEYGDRDVNFSMIYTSTVTGKYQTLLVFDTSQNKTIMTDPNPALRWNGHLPPDVPKNPHDLNLQDVIVIVLSVSVVVVTAIALIFYRQNRKQRLLQKRWSHINPHLIGPLDEKEVSLKIDEDKRKDSTFFNHRGRYDKKPVILKELKHTDGDFTEDQRIELNTLLQIDYYNLTKFYGTVKFEYGVFGVFELCQRGSLRYILNDRISYPDETFMDMEFKISVMYDIAKGMSYLHSSNIEVHGRLKSTNCVVDNRMVVKITDFGCHTILTPGRDMWTAPEHLRKGGVSQKGDVYSYAIIAHEIVMRWTPFHTQCCSDPAEKLYRVQYPSGMSFFRPDLNFDGASEREVELFTLIKNCWDEEPERRPDFKRIESSLRKIFSNLHNQASETYMDNLIRRLQMYSRTLEHLVEERTSLYKAERDRADRLNFMLLPGPVVRSLKETGRVEPELFEEVTIYFSDIVGFTTLCHYSTPMEVVDMLNDIYKNFDSILDHHDVYKVETIGDAYMVASGLPKRNGDRHAVDIAHMALDMLAFVGTFELLHLPGIPLWIRIGVHSGPCAAGVVGNKMPRYCLFGDTVNTASRMESTGLPLRIHVSQSTINILQRTDCKFEYEKRGETYLKGKGKEMTFWLTGVTGGKYNLPTPPTAENFQRLQQDLAEMIVSSLKNREDGSESDSSLQGDSSPEYFHLAVTDIPSTYL; this is encoded by the exons ATGTACAGCTCACACAGTTTACCTTACCTGGGAGTGCTGATAGTGGCGGTGGTCGCCGACCAGATGCTGGAAGACTGTTTGAACCGTAAATACATCATGAATGTTGTGGTACTGGAGGACAACACTTACGCGTGGAGTCGACCGTTTGTGCAGGCGGCTGTGGAAAAAGCCATAGAAGCGGACTGGCAGGAAAACATTAAGCATG GTTTAGACTTTAAGATGACGGCTAACTACAGCGGGTTTGACACCACCATGTACAACCGACAGGGCTGTGGGAGCAGCACCTGTGAGGGAGTGTCAATACTCAAGATGCTGCAT AATAATGGTGATGTTGGATGTGTTATGCTGGGGCCTTCCTGCACTTATGCCACCTTCCAGTTAGTGGA TGAGGAAATTGGCCTAACCCTGAGCATTCCCATCATTTCTGCTGGGAGTTTCGGCCTCCCATGTGACTATAAGTCCAAACTGACCCGAATTCTGCCTCCGGCACGCAAGATCTCAGACCTATTATTCAACTTTATGAAGGAAGTTTTGCCATTTAAGGAAGATCCTTGGAAGCATGTCTATGTCTACAAGAAGACCATTAACACAACGGAGGACTGCTTCTG GTACATTAGCGCATTGCAAGCACCCTCGGCCAACTTCGCCAAAAGGACAAACAGAGAGATGCTGCTTGGGGAAGAGGAGATAAAGGCGAAACTTACCGATAAAAATAGACAAAGCAACA ttttcaTCTTATGTGGCTGCCTTGACGATATTGTTACAATAAAGGAGAAAGTGGGCCCGATTGATGAAGACATCATGTTCATTCTCCTGGATATTTACAA CCCTGAGTATTATGTCAACACAACATCCAGTAAGGGTATGGAAGATGTACTGGTGATCACTCTGCCACAGAGGAACTACAGCTTTGCGGCACAATCATCATTCAACAACACG ATAAATGACTATGTGGCCGGGTATCATGATGGGGCTCTGCTGTTGGGCAAAGTACTCAGAGAGAAAATGCTCAGTCAGCGAAATAACAAGGGATCTTGTAATGTGCCTCTGAGTGACCACCCTTTTGGTAACGCCTCCTTCTACG GTATGGGGGGACACTATGTGCTTGATGAGTATGGTGACAGAGATGTGAACTTCTCCATGATTTACACGTCAACTGTCACTGGCAAG taCCAAACCCTGTTAGTGTTTGATAcatcacaaaataaaaccataatGACAGACCCAAACCCCGCCCTGCGCTGGAATGGTCATCTGCCTCCTGATGTGCCAAAAAATCCACATG ACTTAAATTTGCAGGATGTGATTGTGATCGTTCTGAGTGTCAGTGTTGTCGTGGTGACAGCCATCGCTCTCATCTTCTACAG GCAGAACAGGAAACAGCGACTTTTGCAGAAGAGGTGGTCTCACATCAACCCTCATCTGATTGGTCCGCTGGATGAGAAGGAGGTCTCGCTGAAG atCGATGAAGATAAGAGGAAGGACAGCACCTTCTTCAATCACAGAGGCCGCTATGACAAGAAG CCTGTAATCTTGAAAGAGCTGAAGCACACGGACGGAGACTTCACCGAGGACCAGAGGATTGAGCTCAACACT CTGCTGCAAATAGATTACTACAACCTGACCAAGTTCTACGGCACGGTGAAGTTTGAGTACGGAGTGTTTGGGGTGTTTGAGCTCTGTCAGAGGGGGTCCCTCAGG TACATTCTGAACGACAGGATCTCCTACCCAGATGAAACCTTCATGGACATGGAGTTTAAGATATCAGTCATGTATGACATAGCAAAG GGCATGTCGTACCTCCACTCCAGTAACATCGAGGTCCACGGTCGCCTCAAGTCGACCAACTGTGTGGTCGACAACCGCATGGTGGTCAAGATCACTGACTTCGGCTGTCACACCATCCTGACCCCAGGCAGAG ACATGTGGACGGCCCCAGAGCATCTTCGTAAAGGTGGGGTGTCTCAAAAAGGCGATGTCTACAGTTATGCTATCATTGCTCATGAGATCGTCATGAGGTGGACCCCGTTCCACACACAGTGCTGCTCTGATCCTGCAG AGAAGCTCTACAGAGTGCAGTATCCCAGTGGGATGAGCTTCTTCAGACCGGACCTTAACTTTGACGGTGCATCAGAGAGGGAGGTCGAG CTGTTCACGCTGATAAAAAACTGTTGGGACGAAGAGCCAGAGCGAAGGCCAGATTTTAAGAGAATAGAGTCATCTTTGCGTAAGATTTTCAG TAACCTGCATAACCAAGCCAGTGAGACTTACATGGACAACCTGATCCGTCGCCTGCAGATGTACTCCAGGACCCTGGAACATCTGGTAGAGGAGAGGACCTCTTTGTACAAAGCTGAGAGGGACAGAGCTGATCGCCTCAACTTTATGCTACTTCCTGG CCCGGTGGTGAGGTCACTGAAGGAGACGGGCAGAGTGGAACCAGAGCTGTTTGAGGAGGTGACCATCTATTTCAGCGACATTGTGGGATTCACCACCCTCTGCCACTACAGCACCCCCATGGAGGTGGTCGACATGCTCAACGACATCTACAAGAACTTTGACAGCATCCTTGACCACCATGATGTCTACAAG GTTGAGACAATAGGAGATGCGTACATGGTTGCATCAGGTTTGCCCAAACGCAACGGGGACCGGCATGCAGTGGACATCGCCCACATGGCCCTTGACATGCTGGCATTTGTCGGGACGTTTGAGTTGCTACACCTGCCTGGCATTCCTCTGTGGATCCGTATCGGTGTGCATTCAG gACCTTGTGCAGCAGGAGTGGTGGGGAACAAGATGCCTCGCTACTGTCTTTTTGGAGATACAGTCAACACTGCATCACGCATGGAGTCCACGGGCCTGC CTCTGAGAATTCATGTCAGCCAGTCCACCATCAACAtcctgcagaggacagactgcaAGTTTGAGTatgaaaaaagaggagagaCCTACCTGAAG GGTAAAGGCAAAGAGATGACATTCTGGTTGACAGGAGTGACTGGGGGAAAATACAACCTGCCAACACCACCAACAGC GGAGAACTTCCAGCGGCTACAGCAGGACCTGGCAGAGATGATCGTGTCCAGTCTGAAGAATCGTGAAGATGGGAGCGAGAGCGACAGCAGCCTGCAGGGGGACAGCTCGCCAGAGTACTTCCACCTGGCTGTTACTGACATCCCCAGTACCTACCTGTGA